ttttttcatttagtttatATATTAGTAATTCATTAAATTatgtaatcattttttttaaaaaagtacatttaaaatgatcttataaaaactgtttattttataatacTAATCTCTTCTGTAATGTCTTGAATTACTTTTAGAAATAGCTGAAAAAATTCTAAGAAAAACCACTAAAGAAATTCTAGATAATAAACATAATAGttactaaaaataaatagtaaatattgCCAAGTTAgtcaataaatataaaataaaaggtaagcaagaataaatgtttataataGTGTATTCTGGaatatattgtaatattttccacagtagttgcagttgttgctgttcttttctctctcctctatccctCTAGCTCAGTGTTGTATAATTAAGTATGTGGAAGTGATCCATGTTTTATGTGCATAAAAGTGACTAGCTAAATGTGCACAAAGAAGCACCgcaaataaaagctgaaaatatttgGAAAGATGTGACAATCTAAatttaatctttctttttcatAGCGAACTTGCTAAATTGGAAGAAGTCCTGATAGATTATAAGAGATACAAGGAGTTTCTGTTCAAGCTGTCTCCTCCGACATGGCAAGAGGCCCAGAAAGCTaaaactttgaaaatgaaagtcCTGTCTGACAGAGATTCCCAGGACATGCAGAACAGGGAGCCTGAGGACTCAGCTAGTAGTAACGGCAAGTACTTTAACCAGGTGCAAGGTAAAACCaactagattaaaaaaatatagtgATTAGCAGAGTAAGACTGGTTAATGTCCTGCTATTATATTTGAATTGACTCTTTAAGTTTTGGAGAACAAGGTGTCCAGTCCAGGTAGAGAGCTGCCTTCCATCAGAGACATCAGGCTGTCCTCAGCCCACAGCAACACACTGTAAGGAAACACCCAGTCACAGCATAGTTGTTTTGCTGCACAGCCAATGTGTGTCTTGTTCATTCGTAATGTGGTGAATAAGGTCCAGGgtacaacaaaataaacactagtataaatataaacattccTTTAAAAGTAAATGCCAACTTTTAAAATTATAGGTAtgcagttgtttattttatatgtatactatatgtttattcattcattcgAACATTATTTCACACTTCATTTTAACTTGATTTACACAGCATGCTAATGCAGCTTTGAATGTCttgtaataaatgaatgaactcAAACTCTTTCTTTGGCCTTTGGGATCATTCTAACCTGGATAGCGAGGGCCCAGAATACAAGGTAAGTTTTCCATGCCTAAATCACTTCACTGAAGCAGAATCTCtttgagcccggttctgctggaggttttttcttccgttaaagggagtttttcctctccactgtcgccaagtgcttgctcataagggaattgttgggtttttagttttagtttttgtgaagtgccttgagatgatttgtattgtgatttggcgctatacaaataaaataaaattttatttaattgctTGTGAATATGTTAACCActtaatgtttaaaatatatttttaaataatataatttattaaattttagtttttaagaTATTTAAACTGTAGTTGAATGTAATAAAGTTCAGTTAATGAAGTTCTTTTCTCTAattatcaatttttttttatgtatcaCCATGTTGCACATTGACCATATTtgttaatgaaaagaaagattAGTTCCATAGTtccatgaaaaccacagaacaaATAACTTTTTGATAGTGTCTAGCTCATGCCTTCTactgtgaaaataaagaaatataaataagaGCAAAAGTGCATTCtataatatgttcatttgtAAAATTGCCCGATGCCATGTGCATATGTGCAACAATAAATGTAGTTTAAAGTTTATTGTTTGGGCAATATTTTCTTTGTACGTATTGAAACTAGCCTGTTTTCCACgtgtttactccaggtactccggtttcctcccacagtccaaaacatgTATCTCAGGTTGATTGAGTGAGtcagagtgtgtgagtgtgtgtgtttgtctctatgtggacTCATATGATACAATTTTTATGAGACTTTGCAACAGTGTAGTTAGTGCTGATTGATTCTTTCAGAACATGCACTTTGGTTACAGTTACATAGCATTTGTTTAAGAAATGACATATCCAATTCCACCTTCATGTTGAACACTACCCAGCACATGTACATAAatcatatttctgtttcctATTTCTGTTGTTACACCTGTAATTTATATAGTTTTTACTTATTTATGGCATTGTGCAGAGCAAAGAATTTCATTGTACAGGTAAATACCAGTAAAAACTGGTTTATGAAAAGACTATGCATAAACTTTACTTGACTTAGCTTTTGGCCAAGACCTGACTCTGGATTTGTTCAtgataatacaaataatttaagGTAATTTATATGAATAAATTCCAAGAAAAATCAGACCATTAATGATAAATGCAATAAATCATTCTTAAGATGTCTTGTCAGGCCTTATTTACAGTGGAACATGATTTAAGTGCCATGTGCAAAATTGTGGCAACTCCAGAGGTATAAAACTGATGAGCCATACACtgtaaaacattacaaaatacaTCTGTCTGTTCATATaagttttcctgtttgtttttctttactgtatatacagtgggtatggaaagtattcagacccctttaaatttttcactctttgtgtcattgcagccatttgccaaaatcaaaaaagttcattttatttctcattaatgtacactcagcaccccatcttgacagaaaaaaacagaaatgtagaaatttttgcaaatttattaaaaaagaaaaactgaaatatcacgtggtcataagtattcagaccctgtgctcagta
The sequence above is a segment of the Mastacembelus armatus unplaced genomic scaffold, fMasArm1.2, whole genome shotgun sequence genome. Coding sequences within it:
- the LOC113145005 gene encoding cilia- and flagella-associated protein 100 encodes the protein MNFHPVSAVSFEQEAKSKQEKDAEIKRLSAEIGTIKGELAKLEEVLIDYKRYKEFLFKLSPPTWQEAQKAKTLKMKVLSDRDSQDMQNREPEDSASSNGKYFNQVQVLENKVSSPGRELPSIRDIRLSSAHSNTL